The genome window GATGCGGCGAGGGAGGCTCTACTTTCGATAGACCTCGGAACGGTGGCCCAAAGTGATGAAGATGAGCTCGTCTTGCTGAACCTTGTAGATCAGGCGCCAATCGCCCACTCGCAGCTTGTACAGGCCCTTGAACTGGGCTCCCTTCAGCGGCAGCGGAGCGAGTTGGCCGAAAGGCGTCCGGAAGAGCTCTTTCAACTTATTCCTGACCTGCTTCTGGACGTCGTTATCGAGACGTTCGAGCTCCTCGATGAACTCGTGGAGGTACAGGATCTGCACTATTTCCGCGAGCGGCGCTTCGAGAAGTACGACTGATGGCGAATGGGTGCGACCGCCTGCTGGCTGAGAACCCTCTGGGCCTTCGTTCCAAAGTAGAAGTCTTCCATTACCTCGCGAAGCGCATGCTCGGTGAACTTCCCCACCTGGAGAAAATGAGTCTCGCAGAACTCGCGGAACTCCTTCGCAAACTTGGGGTCCACTTTCACGCTCAATGTAGTGGTCGCCATACGTGGAGTATACTTTTTGTGACCGTTGAGGGAAAGTCTGGTCTTCGGGGAGAGTGACCCAGACTCGAAGAATGTGAATCGCCGCACGCGGCGCCGAAAGGCGGGCCCTCCACGCTCTCGGGCTTCGTGGTCGCCTTATCGGGTGCGGGTCTCCTCCCCCACTCTAAATCACATCGCCTGGGTGTATTTCGTGACACCATGCAGCGGTTACACCCCCGATTACGTCTGCTGGATCCGGACGTTCACCTCGACCACGTCGGCTCCTCGTGTGCGAGGTATGTTCCATGCATCCTGTCGTTGCGGCGACCTTGCGAAGGCTCGAGCGTGAGAAGCGTAGCGGCGTTATTCGAACGATGGCCGCCGC of Vicinamibacteria bacterium contains these proteins:
- a CDS encoding type II toxin-antitoxin system RelE/ParE family toxin, translating into MQILYLHEFIEELERLDNDVQKQVRNKLKELFRTPFGQLAPLPLKGAQFKGLYKLRVGDWRLIYKVQQDELIFITLGHRSEVYRK